One Colias croceus chromosome 29, ilColCroc2.1 DNA segment encodes these proteins:
- the LOC123704275 gene encoding uncharacterized protein LOC123704275: STITPTVYMLFLFIIQMIVPYLFSNSYQKLEIFTFCTYVIMFSRRLDIIKNYLSSFGGNNDRLSVMWCVNEFLYICVIALIGESVITSREQLKIVINDIIVNYAMSKEVRKQAKILLYAVEAWPLRFSGYEMFFFRRRLLLAIISSLTTYLIYIIQICHAL, encoded by the exons TCAACGATCACTCCGACTGTGTATATGctgtttctatttattatccaaATGATTGTACCGTACTTATTTTCAAACAGctat CAAAAGCTTGAGATATTCACATTCTGTACGTATGTTATTATGTTTTCTCGACGTctggatataataaaaaattatttatcttcgTTTGGCGGGAATAACGACAGAC TTTCAGTGATGTGGTGCGTTAATGAATTCTTATATATTTGTGTTATTGCTTTGATCGGTGAGAGTGTTATAACATCGAGggagcaattaaaaattgtgatAAATGATATAATAGTGAACTATGCAATGTCGAAAGAAGTTCGGAAGCAAGCCAAGATATTATTGTACGCTGTGGAAGCGTGGCCATTACGTTTTTCGGGatatgaaatgtttttttttagaagGAGATTATTGCTTGCAATTATCAGCTCTTTAACaacttatttaatatatatcatACAGATTTGTCATGCTCTATAA